The Amphiprion ocellaris isolate individual 3 ecotype Okinawa chromosome 6, ASM2253959v1, whole genome shotgun sequence genome contains a region encoding:
- the p2rx4b gene encoding P2X purinoceptor 4b isoform X1: MASVESFLQSPSDELLNSCTKDQLLELVQHYGIDVGDGKLKDEIKLCLRSVLVSKGVLPGKDGTVINFEGFSLTFEQKRELIRLEMEKEKMAMEQLRIALERDKVQLEQDRLKRDSSDNASQRREFDLVSNLRLVPRFDESDPDTFFSLFERVANSRGWPDSERVVMLQSVFTGKAQAAYSALGERESRVYKTVKEAVLKAYELVPEAYRQRFRSWRKSERQSHVEFARDLTKHFNRWCSALDVKSYEELCDVIVLEQFIDCVPPEVATHIIERGISTVSEAATVADEYILAHKGKSRKSYPIDFSTVRPANQSRFGRFESARPSRFSKSTNFDSLCNYCHERGHWKSDCPGLRNRGVHPSGKVKPAAFTALASRKLSPISGARARDYSGFEAFVSDGFVSLSDTDCKVPVKILRDTGATDSFIRASVLPFSKDSDTGDCVIVRGVSLVPLSAPLHKVFLTSGFVEGNVHIAVRPALPLNGVDVILGNDLAGDRVWPSGGPVKVSTRKEPDDCERTFPEVFTACAVTRAMAKAKSDTEDCDFKLDFQLPESLSVSQQELVTEQRADASLSDLFDQVQPTQEAKSSASGYFLQDEVLVRKWIPQRTDLLGTPIFQTVVPTKFREEVLSCSHNQTGHLGVNKTYHHILRYFFWPRLKRDVASFIKTCHTCQLTGKPNQSIKPAPLRPIPAIENPFEHLIIDCVGPLPKSKSGSQYLLTVMCLVTRYPAAYALRNITAKSVVKALTNFIAIFGIPKIIQSDQGSNFSSHLFAQVLEQLGVKHNQASAYHAQSQGALERFHQPLKSLLRSYCTELNRDWEEGLPWLLLAAREVCQESTGFSPNDLVFGHKVRGPLAVLHDNWAKDEPPANLLDYVNGFRHRL; encoded by the coding sequence atgGCTTCAGTGGAGAGTTTTCTTCAATCGCCATCAGATGAGCTGCTGAATAGTTGTACCAAGGATCAACTGTTAGAGCTAGTTCAACACTATGGCATTGATGTTGGAGATGGAAAGCTCAAAGATGAAATTAAGTTGTGCTTAAGGTCTGTTTTAGTTTCGAAAGGGGTTTTGCCAGGGAAAGACGGAACTGTAATTAATTTTGAGggtttttctttaacttttgaACAAAAAAGGGAATTAATTAGGTTAgaaatggagaaagaaaaaatggcaATGGAGCAGTTAAGAATTGCACTAGAGAGGGACAAAGTTCAACTAGAGCAGGACAGGTTAAAAAGGGATTCATCTGACAATGCTAGTCAAAGAAGGGAGTTTGATTTAGTGTCTAATTTACGTCTTGTTCCTAGGTTTGATGAGAGTGATCCAGATACATTCTTTTCACTGTTTGAGAGGGTTGCTAATTCCAGAGGTTGGCCTGATTCAGAGCGAGTAGTAATGTTGCAGTCAGTCTTTACAGGGAAGGCTCAAGCAGCGTATTCAGCCCTAGGTGAACGTGAGAGTAGGGTGTACAAAACTGTCAAAGAAGCTGTGTTAAAGGCTTATGAGTTAGTTCCAGAGGCTTACAGACAGAGGTTTAGGTCTTGGAGGAAGTCTGAGAGGCAGTCCCATGTCGAGTTTGCTAGAGATCTGACTAAACATTTCAATAGGTGGTGCTCTGCTTTAGATGTTAAATCCTATGAGGAACTTTGTGATGTGATAGTTCTTGAGCAGTTTATTGATTGTGTTCCACCAGAAGTTGCCACTCACATCATAGAGCGAGGgatttctacagtttctgaaGCAGCCACTGTTGCTGATGAGTACATTTTGGCACACAAAGGGAAAAGTAGGAAAAGCTATCCCATAGATTTTTCTACAGTTAGACCTGCTAATCAGTCTAGGTTTGGTAGGTTTGAGTCTGCTAGGCCTAGTCGGTTTTCGAAGTCtacaaattttgattcattgtGTAATTATTGCCATGAAAGGGGTCACTGGAAGTCTGATTGTCCTGGTTTGAGAAACAGAGGAGTTCATCCTAGTGGTAAAGTTAAACCTGCTGCATTTACAGCACTAGCCAGTAGGAAGCTGTCTCCAATCTCAGGTGCTAGGGCTAGGGACTATTCTGGATTCGAAGCATTTGTTTCAGATGGTTTTGTGTCCCTTAGTGATACTGATTGTAAAGTGCCAGTGAAAATTTTGAGAGATACAGGAGCGACTGATTCATTCATTAGAGCTTCAGTTTTGCCATTTTCCAAAGACAGTGATACAGGTGACTGTGTGATAGTTAGAGGAGTTAGTTTGGTTCCGTTGAGTGCACCGTTGCATAAAGTTTTCTTGACTTCAGGATTTGTTGAGGGAAATGTTCATATTGCAGTTAGACCAGCTCTACCATTAAACGGTGTAGATGTGATCTTAGGTAATGACTTAGCCGGTGACCGTGTTTGGCCTTCTGGGGGTCCTGTAAAAGTTTCAACTCGGAAGGAACCAGACGACTGTGAGCGGACCTTTCCAGAGGTGTTCACCGCTTGCGCTGTTACCAGGGCCATGGCAAAGGCTAAGTCGGACACTGAAGATTGTGATTTCAAACTTGACTTTCAATTACCCgagtctctctctgtctctcagcagGAGTTGGTCACTGAGCAAAGGGCAGATGCATCCTTGAGCGATCTGTTTGACCAAGTGCAGCCCACTCAAGAGGCAAAAAGTTCAGCATCTGGGTATTTTCTGCAGGATGAGGTACTGGTTAGAAAATGGATTCCCCAAAGGACTGATCTCCTGGGAACTCCAATCTTTCAAACTGTAGTTCCAACAAAGTTCAGAGAAGAAGTTTTGTCTTGTTCCCACAATCAAACTGGGCATTTAGGAGTTAACAAAACATACCATCATATTCTCCGTTATTTCTTTTGGCCTCGTTTGAAACGTGACGTTGCATCCTTTATTAAAACCTGTCATACATGTCAACTCACTGGTAAACCAAATCAGTCCATTAAACCAGCGCCGCTTCGTCCAATACCTGCTATTGAAAATCcatttgaacatttaataaTTGATTGCGTCGGTCCCTTACCAAAGTCAAAATCTGGTTCTCAGTATCTGTTAACTGTCATGTGCTTGGTAACTCGCTATCCAGCCGCATATGCTTTACGTAACATAACTGCCAAGTCTGTTGTTAAGGCTTTAACAAATTTCATTGCTATCTTTGGAATACCAAAAATCATCCAAAGTGATCAGGGCTCAAatttttcatctcatctcttTGCCCAAGTTTTGGAACAACTTGGTGTTAAACACAATCAGGCTTCAGCATATCATGCACAGAGCCAAGGAGCACTAGAAAGGTTTCACCAACCTCTAAAATCATTGTTGCGTTCTTATTGCACAGAGTTGAACAGGGATTGGGAAGAAGGGTTGCCTTGGTTGCTCCTAGCAGCTCGAGAAGTTTGTCAAGAGAGTACTGGCTTTAGTCCAAATGACCTAGTTTTTGGCCATAAAGTGCGGGGTCCATTGGCAGTTCTTCATGATAACTGGGCTAAAGATGAACCTCCAGCTAATCTATTAGACTATGTTAATGGTTTCAGACATCGTCTTTAA